A section of the Bradyrhizobium oligotrophicum S58 genome encodes:
- a CDS encoding TIGR02302 family protein, with protein sequence MSGVTPEPAGPASTPDGVARLKLAQALKRARFAIAWERGWPHLARLLTVIGLFLIVSWAGLWLGLPFAARMIGVGLFLLLLLGAAVPMLRYRWPSREEGLARLDRGSGIAHRPATALTDTLSTQDPLARALWQAQRERTLASIKRIRAGTPRPRLSLHDPWAVRALVVVLLVATYVAAGDERPMRVASAFDWNGVLTPVTVRVDAWVKPPLYTAKPPIILSAANKEGAVPASGPIVVPAGSTLIVRSSGGNLDVVTSGGVGEAAPSEVAAGDAAPKGTTEKHYTIKTDGTVHVRAPSGQPQWVFAATPDKPPIISMAKDPERQARGSLKLSYKLEDDYGVTEARAKVAARAAETKAEDAPVARPLFQPPEFALVLPNARTRNGVGQTVKDLSEDPYAGADVTLTLTAKDEAGNEGTSEPFETRLPERLFTKPLARALIEQRRLLALDGNRNADVFTALDALAIAPELFTPEPGQYLGLHAVTRQLEMARTDDALREVVASLWALAVTIEDGNISDVDKALRAAQDALKQALERGATDEEIKKLAEDLRKAMDNYMRQLAEQLRNNPQMAQRPLDQNTKILRQQDLQNMIDRMERLSRQGDKEGARELLEQLQQMLENLQMAQPNQGGDQDMEQALNELGDMIRKQQQLRDKTFKQGQDSRRDRNRGKQGQQGDQDQSMGDLQQDQQALRDRLKQLQDQLAKRGMGQKGEKGQKGQKGQKGQQGEQGDQGDQGDSGDGLDEADGAMGDAGSQLGDNNAEGAVESQGKALDALRKGAQSLADAMQQGDGDQPGDGPGQRAGRQQGAQQTDPLGRPMHPGRDIDDFSQKIPGEIDVQRVRRILEELRRRLGDQSRPQVELDYIERLLKDY encoded by the coding sequence TTGAGCGGTGTCACCCCCGAGCCGGCCGGGCCGGCAAGCACTCCCGATGGCGTTGCGCGGCTGAAGCTGGCGCAGGCGCTGAAGCGGGCGCGTTTCGCCATTGCCTGGGAGCGCGGCTGGCCGCATCTCGCGCGGCTGCTCACGGTCATCGGTCTGTTCCTGATTGTGTCCTGGGCCGGGCTCTGGTTGGGCCTGCCGTTCGCCGCGCGCATGATCGGGGTCGGGCTGTTTCTGCTGCTTCTGCTCGGCGCCGCCGTGCCGATGCTTCGATATCGCTGGCCGAGCCGCGAGGAAGGCCTGGCGCGGCTCGATCGGGGGTCGGGCATCGCCCATCGCCCCGCCACTGCGCTCACCGATACACTCTCCACCCAGGATCCGCTGGCGCGCGCGCTGTGGCAGGCGCAGCGCGAGCGCACTTTGGCCTCGATCAAGCGCATCCGCGCCGGCACGCCGCGACCGCGGCTGTCGCTGCATGACCCCTGGGCGGTGCGCGCGCTGGTCGTCGTGCTGCTGGTTGCGACCTACGTCGCAGCCGGTGACGAGCGGCCGATGCGGGTGGCCTCGGCGTTCGACTGGAACGGCGTGCTGACGCCGGTCACGGTCCGGGTCGACGCCTGGGTCAAGCCGCCGCTCTACACCGCGAAGCCGCCGATCATCCTCTCCGCCGCCAACAAGGAAGGCGCGGTGCCGGCGAGCGGCCCGATCGTGGTGCCCGCGGGCTCGACGCTGATCGTGCGCTCCAGCGGCGGCAATCTCGACGTCGTCACGTCAGGCGGCGTCGGCGAGGCGGCGCCGAGCGAGGTTGCGGCCGGCGACGCGGCGCCGAAGGGCACCACCGAGAAGCACTACACGATCAAGACCGACGGCACCGTCCACGTGCGCGCGCCATCGGGGCAGCCGCAATGGGTTTTCGCGGCGACGCCGGACAAGCCGCCAATCATCAGCATGGCCAAAGACCCCGAGCGGCAGGCGCGCGGCTCGCTGAAACTGTCCTACAAGCTCGAGGATGACTACGGCGTCACCGAAGCCCGCGCCAAGGTCGCCGCGCGCGCTGCGGAGACCAAGGCGGAGGACGCGCCGGTCGCGCGGCCGCTGTTCCAGCCGCCGGAGTTTGCGCTGGTGCTGCCGAACGCACGCACCCGCAACGGCGTCGGCCAGACCGTCAAGGATCTGAGCGAAGACCCCTACGCCGGCGCCGACGTGACGCTCACGCTGACGGCGAAGGACGAAGCCGGCAATGAAGGCACCAGCGAGCCGTTCGAGACCAGGCTGCCGGAGCGGCTGTTCACCAAGCCCTTGGCGCGGGCGCTGATCGAGCAGCGCCGCCTGCTGGCGCTCGACGGCAACCGCAATGCCGACGTGTTCACGGCGCTCGACGCGCTGGCGATCGCGCCGGAGCTGTTCACGCCGGAGCCCGGCCAGTATCTCGGCCTGCATGCGGTGACGCGGCAGCTCGAGATGGCGCGCACCGACGACGCGCTGCGCGAGGTCGTCGCCAGCCTGTGGGCGCTCGCGGTCACCATCGAGGACGGCAACATCTCCGACGTCGACAAGGCGCTGCGCGCGGCGCAGGACGCGCTCAAGCAGGCGCTGGAGCGCGGCGCGACCGACGAGGAGATCAAGAAGCTCGCCGAGGATCTGCGCAAGGCGATGGACAACTACATGCGCCAGCTCGCCGAGCAGCTGCGCAACAACCCGCAGATGGCGCAGCGGCCGCTCGACCAGAACACCAAGATCCTGCGCCAGCAGGACCTGCAGAACATGATCGACCGCATGGAGCGGCTGTCGCGCCAGGGCGACAAGGAGGGCGCGCGCGAGCTGCTCGAACAGCTGCAGCAGATGCTGGAGAACCTGCAGATGGCGCAGCCCAACCAGGGCGGCGACCAGGACATGGAGCAGGCGCTCAACGAGCTCGGCGACATGATCCGCAAGCAGCAGCAGCTCCGCGACAAGACCTTCAAGCAGGGCCAGGACTCGCGGCGCGACCGCAATCGCGGCAAGCAGGGGCAGCAGGGCGACCAGGACCAGAGCATGGGCGACCTGCAGCAGGATCAGCAGGCGCTGCGCGACCGGCTCAAGCAGCTGCAGGATCAGCTCGCCAAGCGCGGCATGGGCCAGAAGGGCGAAAAGGGACAGAAGGGTCAGAAAGGCCAGAAGGGTCAGCAAGGCGAGCAGGGGGACCAAGGCGACCAGGGCGATTCCGGCGACGGTCTCGACGAGGCCGATGGCGCGATGGGCGATGCCGGCAGCCAGCTCGGCGACAACAATGCCGAGGGCGCGGTGGAGTCGCAGGGCAAGGCGCTGGATGCGCTGCGCAAGGGCGCGCAGAGTCTTGCGGACGCGATGCAGCAGGGCGATGGCGACCAGCCGGGCGATGGTCCCGGCCAGCGCGCCGGCCGCCAGCAGGGCGCCCAGCAGACCGATCCGCTCGGACGTCCGATGCATCCCGGCCGCGACATCGACGATTTCTCGCAGAAGATCCCCGGTGAGATCGACGTGCAGCGCGTCCGCCGCATCCTCGAGGAGCTGCGCCGCCGCCTCGGCGATCAGTCGCGGCCGCAGGTCGAGCTCGACTACATCGAGCGGCTGTTGAAGGACTACTGA
- a CDS encoding MurR/RpiR family transcriptional regulator encodes MSSGPAVNGILARVRELQNELPPKARQIAELVVARPEPFIHMSITEVAEACGVSEGTIVSFCRRVGVRGFQELKIMLARDLIEPVRLIQEDLHRGDDPATVTDHIFAAHAASLQETRRLLSMDALAQAGKLLREARRVEIYGIGSSAPVAQDLSYRLLQLGLAANAIVDSHVQAVSAGMTGPEVATVTVSHSGSTVETVLATRLAQAAGARTIGITRLGKSPLAAHCEVLLYTVANETRYRPEAMSSRVAQLAIIDTLVSCCALTDTERSVEKLQHAARILSEKRY; translated from the coding sequence TTGAGTTCTGGACCGGCCGTGAACGGCATCCTGGCCCGCGTGCGCGAGTTGCAGAACGAGCTGCCGCCAAAGGCGCGGCAGATTGCGGAGCTGGTGGTCGCGCGGCCGGAGCCGTTCATCCACATGTCGATCACCGAGGTCGCGGAGGCCTGCGGGGTCAGCGAGGGGACGATCGTGTCGTTCTGTCGGCGGGTGGGCGTGCGCGGCTTCCAGGAGCTCAAGATCATGCTGGCGCGGGACCTGATCGAGCCTGTCAGGCTGATCCAGGAGGACCTGCATCGGGGTGATGACCCGGCGACGGTCACCGACCACATCTTCGCGGCGCATGCCGCCTCGCTGCAGGAGACGCGGCGGCTGTTGTCGATGGACGCGCTGGCGCAGGCGGGGAAGCTGCTGCGCGAGGCGCGGCGGGTCGAGATCTACGGCATCGGCAGTTCGGCGCCGGTGGCGCAGGACCTGTCGTACCGGCTGCTGCAGCTGGGGCTTGCGGCCAATGCGATCGTGGACTCGCATGTGCAGGCGGTCAGCGCCGGCATGACCGGGCCCGAGGTCGCGACCGTCACCGTGTCGCATTCGGGCAGCACGGTCGAGACGGTGCTGGCGACGCGGCTGGCGCAGGCGGCCGGCGCGCGCACCATCGGCATCACCCGGCTCGGCAAGTCGCCGCTCGCGGCGCATTGCGAGGTGCTGCTGTACACGGTCGCGAACGAGACGCGCTACCGGCCGGAGGCGATGAGCAGCCGCGTCGCGCAGCTGGCGATCATCGACACGCTCGTCAGCTGCTGCGCGCTCACCGACACCGAGCGCTCGGTCGAGAAGCTGCAGCACGCGGCGCGCATCCTGTCCGAGAAGCGCTACTGA
- a CDS encoding phosphocholine-specific phospholipase C, protein MTTRRDFLAGATAATAFASIRQALAIPARRRTGTIQDVKHIVILMQENRSFDHYFGTLRGVRGFGDRFPIPLESGKPVWFQSDGTREIPPYHRDSTTSNALVGYGTPHSFGDSQAAWNQGKMGYWAKYKTPYAMGYFGRDDIPFQFALAEAFTLCDAYHASITTGTDPNRIVFWSGSNFNPALRAQGINSTTNDSEPNNLRCWPNPHNWVAGQPQPQANYKYVGSDFNWDTLPDLLNKAGVSWHIYQDMNDNWTGAMHGCLAFSSFRHAQPGDANYVHGLTGGPDYLDRLKADVMAGTLPQVSWILPTQANSEHPGGGSPTRAGNFTDQVLEALTANPEVWSQTVFFLTFDENDGFFDHLPAPAVPSYDANGKLMGKATLPLDGEYFSNTVGNVLTAADTISGNVRPWGLSARVPMYVVSPWSKGGWINSQVFDHTSIGRFLEKRFAIKVDAISPWHRAVSGDLTSAFDFASPNDPRFPELPDQSNWQASDAHQKTLPAPVAPATPQPLFQETGARYSRPLPYILHATAKVDATAGKVKLLFANTGFAGAVFHVYDKLHLDLIPRRYTVEAGKMIDDEWSVGTDGLYDLWVLGPNGFHRHFKGDLDKIRTPNAANPEIFVGYNIFEGGLHMQLRNDGHARVTFTVKSNEIYGPLQAVTASVSAALEPQCPGFGPLPGFHHVGFGAVPGFRSAPDFDAPGFGFGAPSFFPGPSHGGPSTSWTVKVSSPGRHGELYWQLRKSGLWYDFVVTSDTDDSFYRRVAGHVETGRPSFSDPGMALADRF, encoded by the coding sequence ATGACAACACGTCGCGATTTTCTGGCAGGCGCCACGGCGGCGACTGCCTTTGCCAGCATCCGCCAGGCACTGGCCATTCCGGCGCGACGCCGGACCGGCACCATTCAGGACGTCAAGCACATCGTCATCCTGATGCAGGAGAACCGCTCGTTCGATCATTATTTCGGCACGCTGCGCGGCGTCCGCGGCTTCGGCGACCGCTTCCCGATCCCGCTCGAAAGCGGCAAGCCGGTCTGGTTCCAGTCCGACGGCACCCGCGAGATCCCGCCCTATCACCGGGACTCCACGACTTCGAACGCGCTGGTCGGCTACGGCACGCCGCATTCGTTCGGCGACAGCCAGGCGGCCTGGAATCAGGGCAAGATGGGCTATTGGGCGAAGTACAAGACACCCTATGCGATGGGCTATTTCGGCCGCGACGACATCCCGTTCCAGTTCGCCCTCGCCGAGGCGTTCACGCTGTGCGACGCCTACCACGCCTCGATTACGACGGGTACAGATCCGAACCGGATCGTGTTCTGGTCCGGCTCCAACTTCAATCCCGCGCTGCGCGCGCAGGGCATCAACTCGACGACCAACGATTCCGAGCCCAACAATTTGCGCTGCTGGCCGAACCCGCACAATTGGGTGGCCGGTCAGCCCCAGCCCCAGGCCAACTACAAATATGTCGGCAGTGACTTCAACTGGGACACGCTGCCTGATCTCCTGAACAAGGCCGGCGTCAGCTGGCACATCTATCAGGACATGAACGACAACTGGACCGGCGCGATGCACGGCTGTCTGGCATTCTCCAGCTTCCGTCACGCGCAGCCCGGCGATGCGAACTACGTGCACGGCCTGACCGGCGGCCCGGACTATCTCGACCGGCTGAAGGCCGACGTGATGGCCGGCACCTTGCCGCAGGTGTCGTGGATCCTGCCGACCCAGGCCAACTCCGAGCATCCCGGCGGCGGCAGTCCGACCCGCGCCGGCAATTTCACCGATCAGGTGCTGGAAGCGCTGACCGCCAATCCGGAGGTCTGGAGTCAGACTGTCTTCTTCCTGACCTTCGACGAGAATGACGGCTTCTTCGATCATCTGCCGGCGCCAGCCGTGCCGTCCTACGACGCCAACGGCAAGCTGATGGGCAAGGCGACCTTGCCGCTCGACGGCGAGTATTTCTCCAACACCGTCGGCAATGTGCTCACCGCTGCGGATACGATCAGCGGCAATGTCCGCCCGTGGGGCCTGTCCGCGCGCGTACCGATGTACGTCGTTTCGCCGTGGAGCAAGGGCGGCTGGATCAACTCGCAGGTGTTCGATCACACCTCGATCGGCCGCTTCCTCGAAAAGCGTTTCGCCATCAAGGTCGATGCCATCAGCCCCTGGCACCGCGCCGTGTCCGGCGATCTCACCTCGGCATTCGACTTCGCCAGCCCGAACGATCCGCGTTTCCCGGAACTGCCCGACCAGAGCAACTGGCAGGCGTCCGACGCGCATCAGAAGACGCTGCCCGCGCCGGTCGCGCCCGCGACGCCGCAGCCGCTGTTCCAGGAAACCGGCGCGCGCTATTCGCGCCCGCTGCCCTATATCCTGCACGCCACCGCGAAGGTCGACGCTACCGCGGGCAAGGTGAAGCTGCTGTTCGCCAACACCGGCTTTGCCGGGGCCGTGTTCCACGTCTACGACAAGCTGCACCTCGATCTCATTCCGCGCCGCTACACCGTCGAGGCCGGCAAGATGATCGACGACGAATGGAGCGTCGGCACTGACGGCCTCTATGATCTCTGGGTGCTCGGCCCGAACGGTTTCCACCGCCACTTCAAGGGTGACCTCGACAAGATCAGGACGCCGAATGCCGCCAACCCCGAGATCTTCGTCGGCTACAATATCTTCGAGGGCGGCCTGCACATGCAGCTGCGCAATGACGGCCATGCCCGCGTGACCTTCACGGTGAAGTCCAACGAGATCTATGGGCCGCTGCAGGCCGTCACCGCCTCGGTCTCGGCCGCGCTGGAGCCGCAGTGCCCCGGCTTCGGTCCGCTGCCCGGCTTCCATCACGTGGGCTTCGGCGCGGTGCCGGGCTTCCGGTCGGCTCCCGACTTCGACGCTCCGGGCTTCGGCTTCGGCGCGCCGAGCTTCTTTCCCGGACCGAGTCATGGCGGTCCCTCGACGTCATGGACCGTCAAGGTGTCGTCGCCCGGCCGTCACGGGGAGCTCTATTGGCAGCTGCGCAAGTCGGGCCTTTGGTACGACTTCGTCGTCACCAGCGACACCGACGACAGCTTCTACCGGCGCGTCGCCGGCCACGTCGAGACCGGCCGTCCCTCGTTCAGCGATCCCGGCATGGCGCTGGCCGACCGCTTCTGA
- a CDS encoding metallophosphoesterase family protein, whose product MLRLGIISDTHGLLRPEAVRSLTGVDHILHAGDIGRPEIVEQLRLIAPITAIRGNIDTADWAKAYPETDTVHLEGRTFFLVHDVHDLTIDPAKAGIDVVISGHSHRARVETVDGVLYLNPGSAGPRRFKLPITLATLDISSGTLSPVIHDLGSG is encoded by the coding sequence ATGCTCAGACTTGGAATCATTTCCGATACGCACGGCCTGCTGCGACCCGAGGCGGTGAGGTCTCTGACCGGCGTCGATCACATCCTTCACGCCGGCGATATCGGCCGGCCTGAGATCGTGGAGCAGCTTCGCTTGATCGCTCCGATCACCGCGATCCGCGGCAACATCGACACGGCGGACTGGGCGAAGGCCTATCCCGAGACCGACACCGTGCATCTCGAGGGCCGGACGTTCTTCCTCGTGCACGATGTCCACGACCTGACAATCGATCCTGCAAAGGCTGGCATCGACGTCGTGATCTCGGGCCACTCGCATCGGGCGCGGGTCGAAACGGTCGACGGCGTGCTCTACCTGAATCCGGGCAGCGCCGGGCCACGGCGTTTCAAGCTGCCGATCACGCTGGCGACGCTCGACATCTCCTCAGGGACCCTGTCGCCGGTGATCCACGATCTCGGCAGCGGCTGA
- the greA gene encoding transcription elongation factor GreA, with protein sequence MSVAFTKEESAETAAETQLPDRPVSPHPNLVTATGLKALEELLHEAQAAYEAAQTIEDVNERRRESALPLRDARYYAARVRTAQVMPAPASTDQIAFGSTVTFKRGDGRVQTYTIVGEDQADPKQGMISYVSPVARLLLGKSAGDVVEASGQELEILKIA encoded by the coding sequence GTGAGCGTCGCATTCACCAAGGAAGAGAGCGCCGAAACGGCGGCCGAGACGCAGCTGCCAGACCGGCCGGTCTCGCCGCATCCGAATCTCGTGACCGCGACCGGACTCAAGGCGCTCGAAGAGCTGCTGCACGAGGCGCAGGCAGCTTATGAAGCGGCGCAGACCATCGAGGACGTCAACGAGCGCAGGCGGGAATCGGCGCTGCCGCTGCGCGACGCGCGCTACTATGCAGCGCGGGTGCGGACCGCACAGGTGATGCCGGCGCCGGCATCGACCGACCAGATCGCGTTCGGCAGCACGGTGACATTCAAGCGCGGCGACGGCCGCGTCCAGACCTACACCATCGTCGGCGAGGACCAGGCCGATCCCAAGCAGGGCATGATCTCCTACGTCTCACCGGTCGCTCGCCTGCTGCTGGGCAAGTCGGCCGGCGACGTCGTGGAGGCGTCCGGCCAGGAGCTGGAGATTCTCAAGATCGCCTGA
- a CDS encoding IclR family transcriptional regulator, producing MDEDSKAGKSVVQSLAKGFQVLNAFTSEEPELVLADVARRAALDKGTTFRLLNTLLMLGYVEKVGDTRRFRLTLKCLDLGFNAIARSELRTQARPILRSLVGEMNEAASLAVLDGSDIVYVERIQAGLVRLGVDVRIGSRAPVYSTAVGQALLALLPVETQIEVLEAQPRIKRTETTITDLDALLQRLRQVKAAGYALSNQENAPGLCVLAAPVVDRDGVPLAAISVAAPTMRISAEAFERMGVAPLLRAAAQLSRALEAMGGATATVSNR from the coding sequence GTGGACGAGGACAGCAAGGCTGGCAAAAGCGTCGTGCAGTCGCTAGCCAAAGGCTTTCAGGTGCTGAATGCCTTCACCAGCGAAGAGCCGGAGCTGGTGCTCGCCGACGTCGCGCGCCGCGCCGCGCTCGACAAGGGCACCACCTTCAGGCTGCTCAACACGCTGCTGATGCTCGGCTACGTCGAGAAGGTCGGCGACACTAGGCGCTTTCGCCTCACACTCAAATGCCTCGACCTCGGCTTCAACGCGATCGCGCGCTCCGAGCTGCGCACCCAGGCGCGCCCGATCCTGCGCAGCCTTGTCGGCGAGATGAACGAGGCCGCCTCGCTCGCCGTGCTCGACGGCAGCGACATCGTCTATGTCGAGCGCATCCAGGCCGGCCTCGTCCGGCTCGGCGTCGACGTCCGCATCGGCAGCCGCGCGCCGGTCTATTCCACCGCCGTCGGCCAGGCGCTGCTCGCGCTGCTTCCGGTCGAGACGCAGATCGAGGTGCTCGAAGCGCAGCCGCGCATCAAGCGCACGGAGACCACGATCACCGATCTCGACGCGCTGTTGCAGCGCCTGCGCCAGGTGAAGGCCGCCGGCTACGCGCTGTCCAATCAGGAGAATGCGCCGGGGCTGTGCGTGCTCGCCGCGCCAGTGGTCGATCGCGACGGCGTGCCGCTCGCGGCCATCAGCGTTGCCGCGCCGACCATGCGCATCTCGGCCGAAGCGTTCGAGCGCATGGGCGTGGCCCCACTGCTCCGAGCCGCGGCGCAATTGTCGCGTGCGCTCGAAGCCATGGGCGGCGCCACCGCCACCGTTTCCAACCGATGA
- a CDS encoding dihydrodipicolinate synthase family protein: MSVMTNFKGIIPAIAVPFNADHSIDEAELSRYAAWLGKRRGIVGIMTNGHTGEVFSLTAKERAEVTRIVAKALSGICPTISSVVCEGIKDGIEHALMAKEAGATALDIMPPHHWLRFGFKREHCLDYFSAIGEATKLPLIVHVYPAWTRASFSSELLAELARLDHVQAFKIGTREMNKYARDIKAIRAAAPHKALLTCHDEYLLASMVQGVDGALVGFASLIPDLIHDLFAAVTAGDLKLAMKLQSMIDPLKDAVYGGGEPTGEAHGRMKAAMQVAGVIRDATVRPPTHAPSAEEMAAIRAAVAAAGLTVQAAA, from the coding sequence ATGAGCGTCATGACCAACTTCAAGGGGATCATCCCGGCGATCGCCGTCCCCTTCAATGCCGACCACTCGATCGACGAGGCCGAGCTGTCGCGCTATGCGGCCTGGCTCGGCAAGCGCCGCGGCATCGTCGGCATCATGACCAACGGCCACACGGGCGAAGTGTTCAGCCTCACGGCGAAGGAGCGCGCGGAAGTGACGCGCATCGTCGCCAAGGCGCTCAGCGGCATCTGCCCGACCATCTCCTCGGTGGTCTGCGAGGGCATCAAGGACGGCATCGAGCACGCGCTGATGGCCAAGGAGGCCGGCGCCACCGCGCTCGACATCATGCCGCCGCATCACTGGCTGCGCTTCGGCTTCAAGCGCGAGCACTGCCTGGACTATTTCAGCGCTATCGGTGAAGCCACGAAGCTGCCGCTGATCGTGCACGTCTATCCGGCCTGGACCCGCGCCTCGTTCTCGTCCGAGCTGCTCGCAGAGCTCGCCCGTCTCGATCACGTCCAGGCGTTCAAGATCGGCACCCGCGAGATGAACAAGTACGCCCGCGACATCAAGGCGATCCGCGCGGCGGCGCCGCACAAGGCGCTGTTGACCTGCCACGACGAATATCTGCTGGCATCGATGGTGCAGGGCGTCGATGGCGCGCTGGTCGGCTTCGCTTCGCTGATCCCGGACCTGATCCACGACCTGTTCGCAGCGGTCACCGCCGGCGATCTCAAGCTTGCGATGAAGCTGCAAAGCATGATCGATCCGCTCAAGGACGCCGTGTACGGCGGCGGCGAGCCGACCGGCGAGGCGCATGGCCGCATGAAGGCGGCGATGCAGGTCGCCGGCGTGATCCGCGATGCCACCGTGCGGCCGCCGACGCATGCGCCGAGTGCCGAGGAGATGGCCGCGATCCGTGCCGCGGTCGCCGCGGCCGGATTGACGGTGCAGGCCGCGGCCTGA
- a CDS encoding ABC transporter ATP-binding protein: MLMMDVDNAPRRATAAPDGVLIAIDQLSKTYVSASGAAVHALSRISLDIKPGEFVCVVGPSGCGKSTLLRLLAGLDGYSDGRLLLDGEKVEGPSRKVGVVFQAANLLPWMTVRDNVGLPLRVGGKHAPAGDRIDRLLAVTGLADFGDKYPYELSGGMQQRAGICRALARDPEILLMDEPFGALDALTRERLNLELQRIWQENRKTILLITHSISEAIFLADRVIVMSARPGRILADLHVPIPRPRTFDDIVLHPDYARLAKEVRGLLNAQEHGHD, encoded by the coding sequence ATGCTGATGATGGATGTCGACAATGCACCCCGGCGCGCCACGGCTGCGCCGGACGGCGTGCTGATTGCGATCGACCAGCTGTCCAAGACCTATGTCTCGGCCTCGGGCGCTGCGGTGCATGCGCTGAGCCGGATTTCGCTCGACATCAAGCCGGGCGAGTTCGTCTGCGTCGTCGGTCCCTCCGGCTGCGGCAAGAGCACCCTGCTGCGTCTGCTCGCGGGCCTCGACGGCTACAGCGACGGCCGCCTGCTGCTCGACGGCGAGAAGGTCGAAGGTCCCTCGCGCAAGGTCGGCGTCGTGTTCCAGGCAGCCAACCTGCTGCCGTGGATGACGGTGCGCGACAATGTCGGGCTGCCGCTGCGCGTCGGCGGCAAGCACGCGCCGGCAGGTGACCGCATCGACCGCCTGCTCGCCGTCACCGGCCTTGCCGATTTCGGCGACAAATATCCCTACGAGTTGTCCGGCGGCATGCAGCAGCGTGCCGGCATCTGCCGTGCGCTGGCGCGCGATCCCGAGATCCTTTTGATGGACGAGCCGTTCGGCGCGCTCGACGCGCTGACGCGCGAGCGCCTGAATCTCGAGCTGCAGCGGATCTGGCAGGAGAACCGCAAGACCATCCTGCTGATCACCCACTCGATCTCCGAAGCTATCTTCCTCGCCGACCGCGTCATCGTGATGTCGGCGCGTCCCGGGCGCATTCTCGCTGATCTCCACGTGCCGATCCCGCGGCCGCGGACCTTCGACGACATCGTGCTGCATCCGGACTACGCGCGGCTCGCCAAGGAAGTCCGCGGGCTGCTGAATGCCCAGGAGCACGGCCATGACTGA
- a CDS encoding ABC transporter permease: MTDLANVAVSAMSQKPASPRRRVSLGSPIAWIGLAVLILSWIAAVNLLNIPSYILPKPEAVVRALWSGLAVSPASPLGYYLPLWSTLSNAAVGCAIGVGLGLVIGSLMAEVEAIERLVMPYAFALQSLPKVAIAPLIVIWFGFGDGSKIAISALLSFFPVLINSFTGLRAVEPERIDLMRSLSASRLETYRIVKLPNAAPFIFAGLDMAVVYALLGAIVAEFLGAQRGMGVVITQAQAVSDVAGVFAALIILGVLGIVLHGIVRWCEAKVVHWGANRKK, encoded by the coding sequence ATGACTGATCTCGCCAACGTCGCCGTTTCAGCCATGTCTCAGAAGCCGGCAAGTCCGCGCCGCCGCGTCAGCCTGGGATCGCCGATCGCCTGGATCGGTCTCGCCGTGCTGATCCTGAGCTGGATCGCCGCAGTCAACCTGCTGAACATTCCATCCTACATCCTGCCCAAGCCCGAAGCCGTGGTTCGCGCGCTGTGGTCGGGGCTCGCGGTCAGTCCGGCCAGCCCGCTCGGCTACTACCTGCCGCTGTGGAGCACGCTCAGCAATGCCGCCGTCGGCTGCGCCATTGGTGTTGGCCTCGGCCTCGTCATCGGCTCGCTGATGGCCGAGGTGGAAGCCATCGAGCGTCTCGTGATGCCGTATGCGTTCGCGCTGCAGAGCCTGCCGAAGGTGGCGATCGCACCGCTGATCGTGATCTGGTTCGGCTTCGGCGACGGCTCCAAGATCGCGATCTCGGCGCTGCTGTCGTTCTTCCCGGTGCTCATCAACAGCTTCACGGGCTTGCGCGCCGTGGAGCCGGAGCGCATCGACCTGATGCGCTCGCTGTCGGCGTCGCGGCTCGAGACCTATCGCATCGTCAAGCTGCCCAACGCGGCGCCCTTCATCTTCGCCGGCCTTGATATGGCGGTGGTGTACGCGCTGCTGGGCGCCATCGTCGCCGAATTCCTCGGCGCGCAGCGCGGCATGGGCGTCGTCATCACCCAGGCCCAGGCCGTCTCCGATGTCGCCGGGGTGTTCGCCGCGCTGATCATTCTCGGCGTGCTCGGCATCGTGCTGCACGGGATCGTGCGCTGGTGCGAGGCCAAGGTCGTGCACTGGGGCGCCAACCGCAAGAAATAA